The Rhododendron vialii isolate Sample 1 chromosome 6a, ASM3025357v1 genome includes a window with the following:
- the LOC131328310 gene encoding probable LRR receptor-like serine/threonine-protein kinase At3g47570 translates to MGLLPPPSFSPFLFMFFVLLLLVGSVPDSVHYGNETNRLALLAFKAKITGNPLGILSSWNGSVHFCQWIGVTCGRRHQRVTRLILDDAKLTGSISPHIGNLSFLMRLSLKNNSLSHNIPQQISNLRRLKIMSLYNNLVTGEIPTNLSRCSNLVVLEFSANKLTGKIPTELGRLSKLKRLYVGKNNLTGGRLTNLEIFALAVNRFVGTIPSSLFNISSITVFDIGVNQIQGILPSNLGTSLPNLKFLGVSNNLLTGSIPSSISNATNLYYLGLRSNNLSGKMPSLDKLRNLERLIASSNHLGTGEADDLSFLSSLINATELDALELSNNGFGGVFPEAITNFSIRLSFVNLRDNKLYGSIPRGIGNLVNLQLLGTQNNHLTGNIPADFGKLQDLHILSLGGNRFYGDIPSSFGNLSLLLALDLSENNLQGSIPSNLSKCQMLLELTLAKNSLSGTIPKGVVTLSSLFYLDLSHNNLTGVIPMEIGVLKNLETLNVSENMLVGNIPSSLGSCVKLASLNLKGNKFWGVLPSTLSQLRGLEDLDISMNDFSGKIPDYLEGFHFLQKLNISFNDFDGEVPKQGIFTIEAAISIEGNKKLCGGIPDLKLRNCQSKGFARKKFTHVVKLVLPSSFGLVCSLLMIYFVYLRWFKKKIEVRSFSFFGHSFPMLSYRSLLKATNGFSSTNLIGMGSFGSVYKGILDLDQGEKLVAVKVLNLQSRGAAKSFIAECMALRSIRHRNLVHILTVCSSVDYKGDEFKALVYDFMVNGSLEEWLHPNEKEDDAHNKSQSLNLLKRLNIVFDVASALFYLHRHCSEPIVHCDLKPSNVLLDDEMVGHVSDFGLARFHVDATCIASANQSSSIGLRGSSGYAAPEYGMGNEVSTSGDMYSFGILLLEMFTGKRPTDAIFEGSLTLHNFVEMAMAEQVANIADPTLFQQVVMGENNSSINSSQNQSPASIHEVQECLTSILKVGIACSEELPRDRPDIKEIVTQLHVIKNTLLGVGVHGGMRASIAA, encoded by the exons ATGGGTCTGTTACCGCCGCCttcattttccccttttctgttcatgttttttgttcttctcttgCTTGTGGGTTCAGTACCCGACTCTGTGCACTACGGGAACGAGACCAACCGACTAGCCTTACTAGCATTCAAGGCCAAGATCACCGGCAATCCCCTCGGGATACTAAGCTCTTGGAATGGATCCGTCCACTTTTGTCAATGGATTGGTGTAACATGTGGCCGTCGACACCAGAGGGTCACAAGGTTAATCCTTgatgatgcaaaactaacaggGTCCATTTCGCCCCACATTGGAAATTTAAGTTTCCTTATGAGGTTAAGCTTGAAAAACAATAGCTTGAGTCATAACATCCCCCAACAAATCAGCAACTTACGTAGACTGAAAATCATGTCACTGTATAATAATTTAGTTACCGGCGAAATTCCAACCAATCTCTCTCGCTGCTCTAATCTTGTTGTCCTTGAGTTTAGTGCAAACAAGCTAACTGGAAAAATTCCAACGGAGCTTGGTCGCCTATCTAAACTCAAGCGATTGTATGTTGGAAAAAACAATCTAACAGGAG GCCGATTGACAAACTTGGAAATTTTTGCGTTAGCGGTGAACAGGTTCGTCGGTACAATCCCTTCCTCGTTATTTAATATCTCTTCCATTACGGTTTTCGACATCGGAGTGAACCAAATCCAAGGGATTCTTCCCTCGAACCTAGGAACTTCACTTCCTAATCTCAAGTTCCTTGGAGTTTCGAACAACTTGTTGACTGGATCCATTCCTAGTTCAATATCTAATGCCACCAATCTATATTACCTTGGGCTGCGAAGCAACAACCTTAGTGGGAAAATGCCTTCTTTGGATAAGCTGCGTAATCTTGAGCGGTTAATTGCTAGTTCTAATCATCTAGGAACAGGGGAAGCGGATGACTTgagttttctctcctctttgaTCAATGCCACCGAGTTGGATGCATTGGAGCTGAGCAACAACGGTTTTGGAGGCGTGTTTCCTGAAGCAATTACTAATTTCTCCATTCGTCTTAGTTTCGTAAACTTGAGGGATAATAAGCTGTATGGGAGCATCCCAAGAGGGATCGGGAATCTGGTAAATTTGCAGCTACTTGGAACACAGAACAACCATTTGACAGGTAACATCCCTGCTGATTTTGGGAAGCTTCAAGACCTGCATATATTGTCTCTCGGAGGTAATAGATTCTATGGTGACATCCCATCCTCTTTCGGAAACTTATCCTTGTTACTAGCTCTAGATCTATCCGAAAATAATCTTCAGGGAAGCATCCCGTCGAATTTAAGCAAATGTCAGATGTTGCTGGAGCTTACGCTCGCCAAAAACAGTCTTAGTGGCACCATACCCAAAGGAGTTGTTACTCTCTCATCATTGTTTTATCTAGACCTATCTCATAACAACTTGACTGGTGTCATCCCCATGGAAATCGGGGTTTTAAAAAATCTTGAAACACTAAATGTTTCTGAGAATATGTTGGTTGGTAATATTCCAAGCAGCCTTGGTAGTTGTGTGAAATTGGCATCTCTTAATTTAAAGGGCAACAAGTTTTGGGGAGTCCTTCCATCAACTTTGAGCCAATTGAGAGGCTTGGAGGATCTAGACATTTCTATGAATGATTTCTCGGGAAAAATCCCAGACTATTTAGAGGGCTTTCATTTCTTACAAAAACTAAATATATCATTCAATGATTTTGATGGAGAAGTACCAAAACAAGGCATATTTACGATTGAGGCAGCTATTTCTATTGAGGGAAACAAGAAGCTTTGTGGTGGTATACCTGATTTAAAACTACGCAATTGCCAATCCAAGGGATTTGCAAGGAAGAAATTTACTCACGTCGTGAAGTTGGTACTCCCATCGTCCTTTGGGCTTGTATGTTCACTTTTAATGATATATTTCGTGTATCTTCGttggtttaaaaagaaaatagaggTACGATCTTTCAGCTTTTTTGGCCACTCGTTTCCTATGTTGTCTTACCGGAGTCTATTAAAAGCGACCAATGGGTTCTCTTCAACCAATCTAATCGGCATGGGTAGTTTTGGTTCGGTGTACAAAGGAATTCTTGATCTTGATCAAGGTGAAAAACTAGTCGCTGTGAAGGTATTAAACCTTCAGTCCCGGGGAGCTGCCAAGAGCTTCATTGCCGAGTGTATGGCCTTAAGGAGCATCAGACATCGGAATCTTGTACATATCCTCACCGTATGTTCAAGTGTTGACTATAAGGGTGACGAGTTCAAGGCTCTGGTTTATGATTTCATGGTCAATGGGAGTCTAGAGGAGTGGTTGCATCCAAATGAGAAAGAAGATGATGCACACAACAAGTCACAGAGTTTAAACCTTCTAAAGAGGTTAAATATTGTGTTTGATGTTGCTTCTGCACTTTTTTATCTTCACCGCCATTGCTCAGAACCAATAGTTCACTGTGACTTGAAACCGAGCAACGTTCTTCTTGATGATGAAATGGTTGGACATGTAAGCGATTTTGGGTTAGCAAGATTCCATGTAGATGCGACATGTATTGCTTCTGCAAATCAATCAAGTTCTATTGGCTTACGTGGGTCATCCGGTTATGCAGCTCCAG AGTATGGCATGGGAAATGAAGTATCAACGTCGGGTGATATGTATAGTTTCGGTATTCTCTTATTGGAGATGTTCACAGGGAAGAGACCGACAGATGCCATTTTTGAGGGTAGTCTGACTCTCCACAACTTTGTTGAGATGGCTATGGCTGAACAAGTAGCAAACATTGCTGATCCAACATTGTTTCAACAAGTAGTAATGGGAGAGAACAACTCAAGCATCAACAGctctcaaaatcaaagcccagCTAGCATTCACGAAGTTCAGGAGTGTTTGACTTCAATTCTTAAAGTGGGAATAGCTTGTTCAGAAGAACTACCAAGAGATCGACCGGATATCAAAGAAATCGTTACTCAGTTGCATGTCATCAAGAACACTCTTCTCGGGGTTGGAGTACACGGAGGAATGAGAGCTAGTATTGCAGCTTGA